One part of the Anopheles merus strain MAF chromosome 3L, AmerM5.1, whole genome shotgun sequence genome encodes these proteins:
- the LOC121600497 gene encoding translation initiation factor IF-2-like — protein sequence MEPARSRSSKTVATLETSTNKSEAAIASVLGPSMRAPPYQQRRGVLHIKQEPTPPSGSVQSEPARPAKVKQECIDAPSQKAAPIMPLQASFQSQLPAEIANPPVVPKRKPAQARATTTRKPAAATAPSRRPSRAAVPRTATAGSKPPPQQASRAASSRNRNYRIPIPDPAGGTINIGEDLDYDFLMTRVYPYVSCFPAARKLVIYDKMLQLVYREYMREKRALDTATFAGPELP from the coding sequence ATGGAACCTGCGAGGAGCAGATCGTCCAAAACCGTTGCAACATTGGAGACTTCCACAAACAAATCTGAAGCCGCCATAGCGTCTGTACTGGGTCCCTCGATGCGTGCGCCACCGTACCAACAGCGGCGTGGCGTTCTGCACATAAAGCAGGAACCAACTCCACCATCCGGAAGCGTTCAAAGCGAACCGGCACGGCCAGCAAAGGTGAAGCAAGAGTGCATCGATGCCCCAAGCCAGAAAGCAGCACCGATCATGCCACTCCAAGCTTCGTTCCAGTCGCAGCTGCCTGCCGAGATCGCCAATCCACCGGTAGTGCCGAAACGAAAGCCGGCTCAAGCACGTGCCACAACGACCCGgaagccagcagcagcaacagcaccatccCGCCGACCATCCCGTGCAGCCGTCCCGCGGACAGCCACTGCCGGGAGCAAGCCGCCACCCCAGCAAGCCAGCCGGGCGGCTTCGTCCCGCAACCGCAACTACCGCATACCCATCCCCGATCCGGCCGGCGGTACCATCAACATTGGCGAGGATCTGGACTACGATTTTCTGATGACGCGCGTCTATCCGTACGTGTCCTGCTTTCCGGCCGCCCGCAAGCTGGTCATCTACGACAAGATGCTGCAGCTGGTGTACCGCGAGTACATGCGTGAGAAGCGCGCGCTGGACACGGCGACATTTGCCGGGCCGGAGCTGCCTTGA